The following DNA comes from Brassica oleracea var. oleracea cultivar TO1000 chromosome C5, BOL, whole genome shotgun sequence.
AAGAAACACAGCAAGGATTCAGGCGCTATTACTCCTCCGTTTCTTACGGACAGGGATTGGGTCATGAACAAATAACGTCTCCACCTCGTGGCTCCCAACGTCGGTGGCTTCAAAGAACCGAAGATCTTTAGACAATCTTTTCTTCTTTGTCGGAGAAATCTCACGCGGTCGCTTTCTTGGCGCCGGAGGACAAGTATCCACCTCCGGAATCTTATGATCACTTGATGTTGGTGTACACAGAGATCCTAACACCTCTTCGTTCTTCGATTCTTCTTCTTCTTCTTCTTCTTCTTGTTTTCTTGGTTTATGTTCTACTTTCTCTTCTTCTAGGGGCTCGAGAACCTTGGACATGGTCACAGAGAGAAAAGGATAAAGAGTTTTTTTTTTTTTTTTTTTTGATCAAAAGGATGAAGAGTTTGTATTTTGCTAAATGTCCATGTATTAATATATTGATTGAATATTCGGATATATTCAATGCTTTTTGTGCAACTTAATTGTCATTTTCAAATTTTTGATCAAAATACTGAAAGCTAACGGAGAAAGCTTATCCAAAATAAGTCTCATGTGTATGGCTAAATACGTACAAATGCTTGGCATAGGATACCCATTTCATCGCTTAAAAATATGATATTTTCATATAATTGATGTGTCTACTTTCCGACTCTCCTTGGACTTTTATTCGCGTTTCGCAACCTATTGTCTAAGCCAATCAACTACTGCCATGTCATCCTCCACTTGTGTTTGAAATTTGCCCAAGTTAACCAATATCCGAAGAGATATTTATTAATGGGCTCAGAATATCCAAGGGCTTTTTCATATATGTCGCTCATACTTTAGCTAAAATAGCCCATTAAACAAAGTCTTATATTCTAATTGTCTTTACCTTCTTCAATAGGCCCGTTCGTTTACGTGTCCTGCGACATGCGACTAAGATTACGTTCGTTTACGTATCGCGCAACCTGCGACTTGCGACCTGCGACTAAACCTGTGACCTGCAACTAAAACTATGTTCGTTTACGTGTCGCGCGACCTGCGATCTGCGACCTGCGACCAGTCGCGCGATCAAAATTTTCTTAAGTTTTAGTCGCTGTTTTTTCGGACGACTACAATGAGAACCCGCGACTGGTCGTGCGATCAGTCGCGCGGCATCAAAACAAACAACAACCTGCGACTTGCGACATGCGATATGCGACCAATCGCAGGTCGTATGTTACGCAACAACAAAATGAACAACAACCTTCGACATGCGATCAGTCGCAGATCGCGCGATAGGTAAACGAACAGGGCCATAGAGTGGCCTATACTTTGGCTAAAACTGCCCATTAAACAATGTCTTTTACCATCCGGTTAACGGAATGGTTTTATTTTATGTCAAAAAAATAATCTTTTGTGCATGTAAATAAATAATATAGATAGTTTATTTTCCATCACATATTATATTATATAAAACTTGGTTCTTCAAAGTTATTAATTAACATGATTGCGACACATGACAATTATATATTTAAGATTCTCACATGTTAAACTATCTCATAATCTATATATATAAAAAAAATGTTTGTCTCCCTCCTGTTGCGCCACCTCACCATCCAGATCACAAAGTCGAGTCCTGGAGTGTCGACACGTGTCCCGCTTGCCAAAACGCAGCACTTCATTTAACGCAAGTTGTCGCACCTATCTTCGCTTTTCGATCAGCCGTATTGTTTTATTTGGGCCTTTTGTTTGTTCGATTCAACCAGCCCATAGATCAACCACACTGCCTGAGATATGTCACAATCACAACATAAAGAGATCAAAACACACACAAGCCCGGAATCTCTCAAATCATAAAAGTTTTTTTCTAAACACCATAAAAGTTTCTCTTTGCATAAACATTCAAAACCCCAAATGCCGATTCATCAAAACAAAAACAAAAAAAACCACAAAACTTTGGAAACATTAATACAGATCTCAGCATAAACAAATGAAAACTCATTGAAACAAAAGAAACAAACCCAGAAAGAAAAAAACTACTTTGGATATGAACAATGGAAGAGGCTGAGGAAAGATTACCGCTGTCTGCTCGCCGTCGTCCTTCCCGCTGAAGCCTCCACCGCCGGCGGCTTCTTCTCCATCCTCCTTCGTCAAAGTTTGAACCTTTGAAAATCTATAGTTTATCTTCTGAACAATAGCCACCAGATGATTCAATCTGCAATAGATAACAAACAAACAACATCAAAAGTTAAAAACTTTGTGAGACTGTAATGAAACTGTTTTAGTAGGCAACAATAAACATCTAATAACTATCCAACTTACTGAGGTTGCTGGGATGGAAAGAAACGTCGGAAAAATCACGGCGAGGAGCCTCCTCCGTCAGGCTTCATGTCCAACCTCCTCCACCACCAACAAAACCAAATCTGAATCAAAACTGACACACACACACAGACACAGACATAGAGAGAGAGAGAGTTAACCGTGAGGGAGGTCCGACACGAGAGAGAAAATCCGGCTAGAGAGGAGTCCTGAAGGCGAGCAAGAGAGAGGAGGGAGCGTGAGAGAGGTCCGACTAGAGATAGAGAGCTCCGGTGTCAGAGAGAGGCACGGGAGAGAGATCTGGCGTGGCGGCTAAAGATCTGAAATGAGTTTGTGTGACGGTGAGAAAAAATAAGTTGAGAGAACCAGAGTTTTTTTTTTCTTTTTTTTTCAAAAGAACTAGGATTCATGATTTATTTTTAGATTTTTAGATTTTCAGTTTTAGTTTTAGAAAATTATTATTATGTAAAATTTTAAATTTATTCTTTTATTTTATTTGAAACAAATAATATTTCATTGGAAAAATAAAATTTTCTTAAAATTTTAGGCGGAAATATCAGGTCCAAAACACAAGAAGATTTACTAGAAGTCTCCTCATAAATATTCTCACATCATTCTCTAAGTTTCTTTGTACATTGTTCCATGTTTTGTTTATTTGCACATGAGACTTATTTTGAATTATCTAGCCATCGAATTAAACTTTATCTTTAAACAAATAATTGGCGAAACTTAAATGTGTTAGTTTAAAAAAAAATGTGTTACAATCTCTTATAAGATACCAAAATCAAAAATACAAAATAAAACTTAAAACATACTAAACTACTGTATTCTAACGAAAATATTAAGCTAAAAGTATAATTATTTTAAAATTACAAATGATAGTTAAACTTTTTCTTGAAACCTATGAAAAAGACAAAAAATCATCAATTATGGATAAATTTTATAAGTTTAACAAATTTAGATATATAATCCGTGTGTTACGAAAATCGTTTCGTTATTAGGAAATAAAAAATAGTTTAGACCATTCATAAGAAACAACCCATAACCCCTAACATTGAATTATATATTAATCATATGAATTGTGATTTCATCCTTATAAAAACCATAAAAATATGGCAAAATGATCTAAATATAAAGAACGAAAGAAACACAAATATCCATTTAAAACACAGACCTATAATCTCAAACAATTATAATTTATAAAATATATATATTGATATATTACACGTACAACATATCCGGCGCGTAGCGCGGGCTTACCCTAGTTAATAATATATAAATGTAACATGATAATAACAAAACCGAATTGTGAAAAGCTAATTTTAGAAAGTATTTGATAGTAATTTTCCCTTTCTAAAATCCTAAACAAAACAAATTGTATAAAAAATATTTGATAGTAATTTTTCTTTCTAAAATCCTAAACAAAAACAATTATTGTAAAAAATTATTTGATAGTAATTTTCTATTTAAATTGTGACATGTGTTAAAATATATCATGATTAATAAATTTTACAAGATAAGTTAATAACAAAAACAATATTTTAAAAATTAGTTTTCTTTTCTAAAGTATTTTCTTTTTTACAAATCATATACCAAAAATACTTTTACAATGCTAATTTTCATTTTCTAAAATCATAAAGAAAAAATAATTGTAAAATAATATTTGATAGTAATTATCCTTTTGAAATATAATAAACCAATTTTTTTTTTTGTAAAATAGTGTTTAATGATAGTTTTCCTTTACTCAAATCCTAAGAAAAAAGATTTGTAAGATAATTATTTCAAATTTTAGTGACTAATCAAATTTCCTATTTAAATAGTTAACTTTCTGTTTAAAAATCATAAACCAAAAAGAATTACCCAAACAAATGCTCACATCTATACAGTATATAGGATTGAAATCTCTCATATTTTATCACCAAACTTAATAATAGATACACGAAAAAATATCAGGTGAGGTTTTCCTTGGTAAAACTCCAATTATTTTTACTATTATCTTTGCTAGATGCTGTCATAATTATTTGATGTTGTCGTACATAAGTAAATATCACTATTATTCTATGTAGCATAAATATAAATGACTATATTTGATTGTGTTTAATAGTAGTTTTCCTTTTTATATAATAAGATTATGTATTTATAAAATATTTAATAGTAGTATTTTTAAAAAAGAAATGAGTTCAAGATAATTACGAAGTAAAAGATATTATTTTAATAGATGTTTTCCTTTTTAGAAAACTTTAAACACAAAATTATAAAAGGAAACATAATTCCCATATTTATAATTATATACTAGTACTATTTTACGAATTTTATTTTTCATGAAAATATCAGAAGCGAAAATTAATTTAGAAATTATTTGACATTAGATCAGTTAAATAAAAACGTTCTTATTACCATATTATCGTAGTCTTACATCAGTTTTTCTATGTTTTTATATATTCAATTACAACTGTAACAAAATAATTATATATAATTATATATATCTAAAGAATATGAATATGAATATAAATTTTACTATCATTATCTTCATCATTCTAATCTTTATTTTTTAAAATTATAACTGTAAATCCAACATGAAAAAAACATCGAATAATCATATTAAAAACTGAAAATAAAAATTCAAAAGATATATCTAAAATTAAATTTCATATATTTAAAATAAAATTAGAAGATATCTACGATTATGTTTTCTTCAGCTCTATTATAACATATACTAATAAAATTATTTACCACAAAACTTAGTTGTCATTAATTTATCATGTGTGTCAGTATATTTTTGCTTATAAACAATTATTCTTACAATCAAGATTAAGAAGAAAGATGTCCTTCATCATACAATATATTTGTAGCTACAAGAATCAAATCAATATCCAAATTTTGAAAGTATTCATAGTTTCATTACTTCTAAGTTACATGGTAAAAATGCTGATTTAAACTGTTTTCTATTGGTTGAACAACTAAATTTGCATCGACCATGCAAATCAAGGCATATAAATAATAGCACATGCACACACAAAATTCTTTGACCTTATAATGATAACACAGACATCAGTAAATGACCATGAAAACATCAAAATATGTTAAACAAGAAGAATAACATAGCAAGTTAATGGAAACATTAAATAAAGAACTGAAGTAAGAGTATGACATTGCATTGACTCATTGGCTTTATTCAACTTTCAAGTTTTTGGTATTTCACTCTAATTCTTACTTATTCGGCTTTGGTTTGATTTGAATCTCCGGGTTTGAAATATTTTTTCTAGCCTTAAGTACAAAAGTTGTTATTAACTCGTATAGACACCACGACTATTTAAATAGAAATACTATCCACAACTTACGTGGCCAAACGAGTTTTTTTAATCTTAATACTAAAACTGCAATAATAAAATTTCTCACGTTTTATGCTCTTTATAAAATTCAAATATCAAACAAAACCCTGCATCACACGAACCCATATCTAGTATCATAATAATTAGGGGTGTCAATTTGGGCTAGTCCGACCCAAACCCGCTAAGCCCGTAAATATTTTAGCCCGGTCTGGTCCGGCCCTAAAATATTTTGGGACTAGAATTCAAAGCCTGACCCGGCTTTTATAGGGCTATATGGCTTTTCGGGTTTTTTTGGCTTTTCGGGCTTTTTTTGGCTTTTCGGAAAATAATTTGTCATTGTCACTTTAATCGTTTTAATACATGTAAATTTTCATTAAAAAAAACAGTTTCATTTTTTTGTTTCAAAATATAAAATGAGTTTAAACGTTTCTTTTTTATCAAAAATATTTTATTTTTCGTATGCTTTAAAAACATATTGTAAAAAAAAACAAATTTAATAAGATTTAAATAATCAAATATAAATTAAAACTAAACATATAAGAAAACAAAATTTATGATAAACATGGTCAAACATTTCATACTTTGTATATTGAAAAAAAAACACGTTGTACATAAAAAAAGAATTTACATTTGCAAAATTTAAAATGTGACAATCAACACAGTAATAGCACAAGGTTTTTTCCAGCATTTGACACCTCAGCTTTTTAGAAGTCTGAGGAGGTGGCATGTCAATAAATGAAAAAAGTTGTAGCACCAATAAGAACATTTCGTTTTTCCATGTCATCGTGTGGTGTTTTACATTTTCTTATTCTTTGATTTGCCCATGATGAATTGGAGAATAAACTAGAGACTTAGAGAGAGAGAGAGAGAGAGAGAGATCAGTTCGTCGTTGAAGAATGATGCCGAAGATGAAGCATCCTTTGGAAATTCCACATCGGAGGAAGTAGTGGTGTTGGCTGCGGATTCGGAGACCATCACAGGTTAGACGAGTCGCCTAGACCGATGATCGATCCCGCCCCTATTCAGTAGCTCTAGCTCGAGCCCATTTCTTACTTTATATGTCTATTCGTTAGGTTTCGGCAACGTCTAGAATGTGATCTTGCGGCGGCTATGGATGGTGTTTATTTCAATTTGACTGAGGAGAAAGTATCAAGCCCATTTATCTATGGCAATCAGCTTGTCTGATCCTTATCCGACAGAGAATGCATATGCAGCTCAGCTTGATGCTGCTAAGCGGATTAGCCTTAAGGTTAAGGCTCCGGTCACCGACACAGACTTGAACCAGAGAGTGAAAGATGGTTTTTGCGATGTGTATGTGATTACATCTAACTTTATTTCACAAGGGAGGATACAATGTGTATGGTTTTTGATGTGTATGGGATCTTCGAGCGATCTCTGTTTCAGAAAATGTAGATTACAAGGTGATTTTGAATTTTTGGTGAACCGGTTTATTGATCCTGAATTGAAAGATTGGAGAGTAGAGCATTTATTTTGTCTTTGGAATGTCCAGACTTTGTTTGTGGTTAGGTGTAAGTGATTTGACTCATAAACTGCAGATATAGTAGTAGAGTATATGTGTGGCCCCGTTGAAAATGCGGATGAAGCATTGAGAAGGTGGATGCATCGAAGCTATGAATTAAGGAACAATTTTACAGCAGTTCTAAATTATTTCAAGTTAATTTGTCTATTCTATCTAAAATAGTTGTATATATATCAAGTTACAAAAATAAATATTAGATATTGATTTCCTTAGATAAAAACTTTAATTATTTACATTATATCAGTTTGCATATTTTCCATATTACAAGTTACAATGAAATACGGAAGATATAATGAAATGTGCAAACTGATATAATATAAATAATCAAAGTTTCCACGACAAAAATATAGAAGATAAAAGGTTGCGGAAATAGAGCAAGAGGGAGTGTGGCATTGACAATGATAACAAAATAACTTTTGTGAGAGATACACAAGCTTTTTTATAGTAAATATAAAAATGTTACACAATATATGAGATTAAATTTATAAATCAAAGTGATATATTCGAACTACAAAACTTAAAAAAGAAGTATACATACAAGTTAATAGTGATATTCTTTTATTTTGAAAGGTTTAGGTTTATATCCAAATTAGACTAAATATGAGAGTTGATACCAAATACAAAATAATAAACATGTTCTTGATATTATGAAAGCACATATTTACCCTTTGTTTAAGTTTTAGTTTTATCCATAAATATTTATGTTCAAATTTTTTATACTAAATTAAATATATTATTTTTTTGTTTAAATTATTAATTCATATCAGTCGAAATATGATACTAAAATAACAGCTAAAAACAAAATATATGAAGATTCCCGCGGCGTAGCGCGAGTTATTATCTACTATATAAAATAACATTACCAAGAAAACATTCAACTCACAATTTGTAAATAAATACCACTATTTTTTTTTTTTGAAACTCATCGAAAATCACAAAGGAAAAAAGTAGAAGCCTAGAAGGTCACATGCGAGAGAAAGAACAATGATTTTAGTATTTTAGACGAAAACGTAAGTGCTGTGCGTTTTTCTTTTGCTAAACTTTATTTACCTTCATATGTACTTTAATTTTGAAGACTTATTATTTGATCCAAGTCGTACTTCAGTCCAACACCTAAAAAATAAAAACTACTTATTCTACTATCATCAAAATTATATTAAAACAAAACATATAACCACAAATACGAAGAAAACCAAAATATAAGGAAATAATTTATCTTATATATATGTTTAACATATGGACACTATTATATAAAACATTTATATACTTCTATTTCATTTTTATGTTATAAAATACTAAAGTTGTTATATCTTATATATTAAAATAGAAGTCACAACTTTGATTAATGTGTGATTTTTTAAAAAATGGACCTAATGGACATATTTATAGAAAGTCACGTTATATTTAATATCTAATCTTATTATTTAAATTTTGGGCCTACCAGAAATTTTTATTGGACTATCAATAATTGGATTTAAACAATAGATGATCAATTGGATTTATAGATAGTATAAATTAAATAGATATAATTTAATGTTGTAATACTATAACTTTATATGCTAAATATTTAAATATTTGTCGATGTTAACTTTTAAAATTATAAAAAATTTTTTTAAATAACAAAAATCATACTATCTAACAATGATTAATCTTTACTACCTTAAACCAATGAAAACAACCGTATTTCGAAACATTCGATAGTTACCTGGAAGACATCAAGCTTTTGAAAAGAAGTTTCTTCAACTCAGAAATCGTTCATGTACCTCAGACGAAGAATTTAAAGGCGGATAGTAACCGTCTTTCGTCGTTTACATGGATGCAGAGTTACCTATCTGGTTTACAGAGTCTATATGAGTCTGTAAATGTTTGTTGTCAAAAAAAAAAAAAACCAATGAAAACAAATTTTAAACCATATAGTTTATTTTAAAAATTAAACAAAAACTAAATGTTTAATTATTTACTCGATAGTATAAATCTATGAAGCGAAGAGTTTAATTTTTTAAAAACTTTATAAATTTGTGAAATGTTACAATATCTTTGAATATGACAATAAAACAATATTTTACTAATCTTTATATATACAGTTACGATTTTAATGATGAAATAATAATCCGAATATATATATATATATAGAAGAAGATACAAATACATATGAAAGTATGAAACAATCTATTCAATGAAAAAAATATACAGTAAATTTATTATGTTTTAAAAATTGATAGACACATATATATTATAATATATACCAAATTTGAATTGAAAACAAAATATTTATATAAAAATAAATGAAAACAAAAATCCGCGCGGTTGCGCGGATCGAGATCTAGTACTAATAATGATCAAACAATAAAATCATTAACAACTTTTATATATGCTTTATTAGAGTGAATAAAAATATCAAAATAACATGCCAATACAAATAATCGTTTGGATTGCAATAACGATAATATTTAAGTTAAAATATAAAATTTCGGGTTTTCGGGCCGGCCTTAGCCCAATCGGGCTTAGGTCCAAAATATCCAAAGCCCAAATGGGCTTAATTCGAAAAGACCCAATTTTTTTTGGGCTTATAAAACTAAGTCCAAGTCCGCTAATTTTTAGAGCTGGACGGACTCGGGCTGCGGGCTTGGACCCTGATTGAAGTTCGCTCGTTTTCAAGAATTCGATCTTTTCACATCGCCAGAACTGATAGCTACTGAATCGGAATTCGTCACGGACAACTCCTCGGGAATGGCGGTTCTCAGACAAGGGAATCGTTCCTCTCTAAATCAAAATTGGCTAGAATGTTTCCTATCCCTTACGGGCGAACGACGTGAATTGAAACGCATGGTGGATTCACAATCCACTGCCTTGATCCACTTGGCTACATCCGCTCGCTACGCGCAACGGGCTCCTCGCCCTTCATTTAATCTTCTCTCTGAGCAAAATATTTTAGGCTTGTAAAGATGAACAAATTTAGTTATAAGATACAAAAGGCTAATGCATATTGGAATTTATTGGTAAATTGGGCCAATGTTGGGCTTATATAAGAGGACTGATCTTGGGTCGGAGGCGCTCACCGCAAATCTTGAGCTTCACATTCTGTTAAAAAATTTCTGGTGCGAATGGGTTACATTACACCACGTCTGACGTCTCTATCTAAATTGAAAAGGAATGGAAAAAAAAAAAAAAAGAGGCAACACTCCGATCCCACACATGGCACCTTTTCCTTTGTCGCCTTCCAAATCATTAAATCAAAATTTTCAACTTTTTAAATTTCATTTTTTTTAAAAATAATTTCTCACACTCTGTCATCGGCCCAACAATTAAATTAATCTGTTAACCGATACCAAAACCTGCACGATAATTTTGAAGAAGAAGGAAGCAGATCTGCAGATTGTTTCCAGATTCTGATCGGTGGAGGAGGAGGAATAAGTTAGCACGGTGGTAGTAATGGCTTCGCTTCCGTCTGAAAACGGCGTTGACGGAGATGACGAAAGGGAGGAGGAGGAGGAAGATGAAGAAGAAGAAGAGGAGGAAGAGAACGGAGAAGAAGAGGGCGAGGAGGAGCCTCGCCTCAAATACCAGCGGATGGGAGGCAACGTACCTTCTTTGCTCTCCAACGACGCTGCTTCCTGCATCGCCGTTGCCGCGAGGATGATCGCTCTCGGTACTCACGACGGAACGGTCCACATCCTCGATTTCCTCGGGAATCAGGCGAGTTTTCCTCTCAATTTGATTTTTAATGCGCTGGTGGTTTGATTGTTCATACGATGAAACGAATTGCATTTCATTAGGTTCGCTTAATCTATCTAATTGTCAAATCTTAGTTCGGTTTAAGTTTAATTTTGTTTTTGGTTTATGATTCGTTGGTTCAGGTTAAAGAGTTTCGTGCCCACACGGCCCCGGTTAATGACCTAAGCTTTGACAGTGAGGGAGAGTATATCGGAAGCTGTTCAGACGATGGCTCTGTTGTTATAAACAGCCTTTTCACTGATGATGAGAAGATGAGGTTTGATTATCATCGCCCCATGAAGGCTATTTCCTTGGATCCGGATTACACCAAGAAGCAGTCGAAGAGATTTGTAGCTGGTGGCTTGGCTGGTCACTTGTATATGAACTCGAAGAAGTGGTTTGGTTATAAAGATCAGGTTTGTGAGAATCTGTGTAGAGTTAATTTTTTTTGCAATATCGTGAATTTGATAGAGGGTGACCTTGTAGGTGCTGCATTCTGGGGAAGGTCCAATCCATTCTGTGAAATGGAGAGGAAGTCTCATTGCGTGGGCTAATGATACTGGTGTTAAAGTTTATGATACAGCCAAAGATCAGCGTGTTACTTTTATTGAAAGACCCCGAGGAAGCCCCCGGCCTGAGGCTTTGCTTCCCCACTTGGTTTGGCAGGTTGGTCTCGGGTAACTTGATACATAGTTTACTTCTTTACATTCATCTTAACGTGTTCATATGTAACAGCTTTTGATTTAAAGGGATATATGCTTTTAATTATTTCTAGGATGACACTCTTCTTGTGATTGGTTGGGGAACATCTGTCAAAATTGCTTCAATTAAATCAGACCAGCAAAAACCAGCATATGGAACATATAGGCAGGTTCAGATGTCTAGTCTAAACCAAGTGGACATTGTGGCGTCGTTCCAAACTAGCTATTTCATTTCAGGGATTGCTCCCTTTGGTGATTCTCTAGTTATTCTTGCATATATACCCACTGAAGAGGATGGCATGAAAGAAATTAGCAGCACCACTACTCTATCTCGTCAGGTATTCTCTCCTCGTGGTTGACTAGGTGTTGCATGTGAAGAATAGGAACATTTTTTGCTTCTCCTTTTGGACTGTTGCTGAGTCTGATTCTAAATGATCCAGGGAAATGCCCAGAGGCCTGAAGTACGCATTGTATCATGGAACAGTGATGAACTTACAATGGATGCTCTTCCGGTACATGGCTTTGAGCATTACAAGGCGAAAGACTATTCCCTTGCTCATGCTCCTTTCCCAGGTTAGATTTTTGTTTGGAAAGTAATTTGTTTTCTTGGGGGAATGAAAGCCTGCCTTTCAGTACTTACTTGAAAATTTGAAACGAATGTAGGTAGTAGCTATGCTGGGGGACAGTGGGCGGCTGGTGATGAACCACTGTACTATATCGTGTCTCCAAAGGATGTTGTGATTGCAAAACCCAGGTAGATCTTTGTAGTCGCTGTTTCTTT
Coding sequences within:
- the LOC106292930 gene encoding cyclin-dependent protein kinase inhibitor SMR2-like, giving the protein MSKVLEPLEEEKVEHKPRKQEEEEEEEESKNEEVLGSLCTPTSSDHKIPEVDTCPPAPRKRPREISPTKKKRLSKDLRFFEATDVGSHEVETLFVHDPIPVRKKRRSNSA